The Flavobacteriales bacterium sequence CGTAGGAGAATACGGGCATGGCCTGTACCCTATCATGCTCACTCGGACGGGCCGGATGGTCGGGATGAGAGTGATAGACCCCAATGAGTTCCAACTCATGTTCTTCTGCATAGCGCTCAGCCTTGAGATAGTCCATAGGTAGCACTTGGAATCGCCTTCGCTTATTCTCTGTAGCATGGTTGTCTATCTCGAGTACTTCACGCACCCGTACCGTCCCATTCTCCCTCAGCCCATACATGAATCCGACACACTCATAGGGATATTCTCGTTCTCCATGAGCCACGATACGCTCTTCGTATTTCTTTGGAATCTCTATCATAGCTGTATCATCTTCAATACTTCATCATACTTGCTGATATCATCGGCCAACACGGTCACGATATCCCCTTCTTCCAAAGTATGGGCAAGTTCTTGCGCGCCTACCAGATTGGCAGCGGCAGAAGGGCTGAGTAAGAGGCCTTCTTTCCGAGCGATGAATCGGATCATATCCATCACGGATTCTGAACTGATCGATGCAGTCGCATCTACCTGTGAAGGGTCGAAAATGCTCGGAACCTTGGCCGTTTCTAGATGTTTCCATCCTTCCATGATATGTAAGGGGCTGTCGGGCTGAAGAGCGATCGCCTGGAATTGGGCTCCTAGATCCTTCAATCCCCTGGTCGTACCCGTGAAGGTTCCAGTGGTGCCCAGGCCCGCAACAAAGTGGCTGATCCTACCATCCCGCTGTTGCCAGATCTCTCGTGATGTGGTGAGCACATGGGCCTCTTGATTCGATGGGTTCCCATACTGGTCGGCATAGAAATACTTCTCGGGATAACGAGCTTGGATTTCCTGTGCGACTGCTTGTGCACCATCAGTGCCTTCCATCTCACTGGTCCAATGAAGGGATGCCCCAAGTGAACGCAGGACCTGTTTGCGCTTTTCGGAGGCATTGGAAGGGATACATATATGTACAGGGATCTGCAAGACCCTTCCAATCGCTGCATATGCAATGGCAGTGTTACCGCTTGATGCATCGAGCAATGTCCTACCCTGCAATTCTCCTTCTGACCACGCCCTCTGCATGATATGGAAAGCCGCTCTAGCCTTGACACTGTTTCCTATCTGGTGCCATTCCAGCTTGGCCCATACCTTCACCTTATCGCTGGACAAGGATTCAATTCCGATCATGGGAGTATTCCCTACGCGTTGGCGGCAATTGGCCAGCAATCGTTCCATTCTACTGGTACTTCTGTACTCTGTCATCGATTCAATCGTATGGCAAGAAAAAAGGCCCTTCCGTACAGGAAGAGCCTTCATCTATCTTAACAATGTTCTTTCTAAATCGTCAGATGGGCACATAGTTCCTGC is a genomic window containing:
- a CDS encoding M67 family metallopeptidase encodes the protein MIEIPKKYEERIVAHGEREYPYECVGFMYGLRENGTVRVREVLEIDNHATENKRRRFQVLPMDYLKAERYAEEHELELIGVYHSHPDHPARPSEHDRVQAMPVFSYVIVSIKEGKGADITSWRLDDTHEFQAEELQIENE
- a CDS encoding cysteine synthase family protein, translating into MERLLANCRQRVGNTPMIGIESLSSDKVKVWAKLEWHQIGNSVKARAAFHIMQRAWSEGELQGRTLLDASSGNTAIAYAAIGRVLQIPVHICIPSNASEKRKQVLRSLGASLHWTSEMEGTDGAQAVAQEIQARYPEKYFYADQYGNPSNQEAHVLTTSREIWQQRDGRISHFVAGLGTTGTFTGTTRGLKDLGAQFQAIALQPDSPLHIMEGWKHLETAKVPSIFDPSQVDATASISSESVMDMIRFIARKEGLLLSPSAAANLVGAQELAHTLEEGDIVTVLADDISKYDEVLKMIQL